A genomic region of Pyrus communis chromosome 14, drPyrComm1.1, whole genome shotgun sequence contains the following coding sequences:
- the LOC137715710 gene encoding probable protein phosphatase 2C 25: MSCSVAVASSPVFSPPSSLFCNKSSMITSAPETLTLAPPPSASSPAGLASCSSPSSPSSPFRIRIPKPPSGLSCSGPGSPVTQLKRKRPAKLCIPVVSSGYGTAPPTPSTAGRREVVESDREGHYYVCCKRGRREALEDRYSANLNLEGDSKQAIFGIFDGHGGAKAAEFAAENLSKNILDEVARRGGDEIEEAVKHGYLNTDSDFLKEDFRGGSCCVTALITNGNLVVSNAGDCRAVLSSGGAAEALTSDHRPSREDEKARIDNLGGYVDLCHGVWRIQGSLAVSRGIGDRHLKQYVTPEPETKVLRIKPEHEFLIMASDGLWDKVSNQEAVDIVRPSCLGTDGQPLVACKKLIELSTSRGSFDDISVMVVQLRPYLWFSA; encoded by the exons ATGTCGTGCTCCGTCGCAGTGGCCAGCTCGCCGGTGTTTTCCCCGCCGTCGTCTCTGTTCTGCAACAAATCCTCCATGATCACTTCGGCCCCAGAAACCCTGACTTTAGCTCCGCCGCCGTCGGCGTCATCACCGGCGGGATTGGCTTCGTGTTCGTCTCCATCTTCACCGTCTTCGCCGTTTCGGATTCGGATCCCGAAGCCGCCGAGCGGGTTGTCGTGCTCGGGTCCGGGGTCTCCAGTGACGCAGCTGAAGAGGAAGAGGCCGGCGAAGCTTTGTATTCCAGTGGTGTCCTCGGGATATGGGACTGCTCCGCCGACGCCGTCGACGGCGGGGAGGAGAGAGGTGGTGGAGTCAGATAGAGAAGGGCACTACTACGTGTGTTGcaagagagggaggagagaggcTTTGGAGGATCGCTACTCAGCTAATCTTAATCTTGAAGGTGATTCTAAACAG GCGATTTTCGGTATATTTGATGGGCATGGAGGTGCAAAAGCTGCTGAGTTTGCAGCAGAGAACTTGTCAAAGAACATTTTAGATGAAGTTGCGAGGAGGGGTGGTGATGAAATTGAGGAAGCAGTCAAGCATGGTTATCTGAATACGGACTCTGATTTTCTCAAAGAGGATTTCCGTGGTGGATCATGCTGTGTGACTGCTTTGATCACGAACGGTAACCTTGTTGTGTCCAATGCTGGCGATTGCCGTGCTGTCTTGAGCAGTGGAGGCGCTGCCGAAGCACTCACATCTGATCATCGGCCGTCAAGGGAAGACGAGAAAGCCAGAATTGATAACTTG gGTGGATATGTCGATTTATGCCATGGTGTTTGGAGAATTCAGGGATCTCTAGCTGTATCGAGAGGAATTGGCGATAGGCACCTTAAACAATATGTAACTCCAGAGCCAGAGACCAAAGTGCTCAGAATCAAACCCGAACACGAGTTCCTAATTATGGCCTCAGACGGATTATGGGATAAG GTTAGCAACCAAGAAGCAGTGGATATCGTACGTCCTTCATGCTTAGGCACTGACGGGCAGCCGTTGGTGGCTTGCAAAAAGCTGATAGAACTATCTACATCACGAGGCTCCTTCGATGATATTAGCGTGATGGTAGTCCAATTGAGACCCTACTTATGGTTTTCAGCTTAA